A window of Cohnella herbarum contains these coding sequences:
- a CDS encoding ROK family protein — MNNKVYAGIDLGGTKILAVILNEQGEILKKSETSTNAHEGSEPVIRRMIELIKSCLEPSQQLASIGVATAGTLNAEEGIVAYASNLGWNQVPLGKLLGQEFGVPVNLENDANAAAYGEWAVGAGRGTKNCVYVTVSTGIGAGLISAGKLIRGRDSSAGELGHITIDLNGPRCLCGNVGCLELYASGTAIGRRAQQLVAEFPEKAALLTEKAGGNPITSRHVAEAAALGDELSVGVLRDAGQALGNGLVSLIHMMNPEVIVLGGGASSIGAPLLEPMNEAIADRGIGSMRSNVKIVSPLLGKEAGAIGAALLVAD; from the coding sequence ATGAATAACAAAGTTTATGCAGGCATCGATTTAGGCGGCACTAAAATTCTAGCGGTCATATTGAACGAGCAAGGAGAAATCCTAAAGAAATCGGAAACGAGCACGAACGCGCACGAGGGCTCCGAACCCGTTATTCGGAGAATGATCGAATTGATTAAATCCTGTTTGGAGCCGTCCCAACAGCTCGCAAGCATCGGCGTTGCGACCGCGGGTACGTTAAATGCGGAAGAAGGAATCGTCGCTTATGCTTCGAACCTGGGCTGGAATCAAGTTCCGCTAGGTAAACTGTTGGGGCAGGAGTTCGGAGTTCCCGTGAATTTGGAAAATGACGCGAATGCGGCGGCATACGGAGAATGGGCGGTAGGAGCCGGACGGGGAACGAAAAACTGCGTCTACGTCACGGTGTCCACCGGCATCGGAGCGGGATTGATCAGCGCGGGCAAGCTAATCCGCGGCAGAGATTCAAGCGCAGGGGAGCTTGGTCATATTACGATCGATTTGAATGGCCCTCGCTGTCTCTGCGGCAATGTCGGATGTTTGGAATTGTACGCTTCGGGAACGGCGATCGGAAGGCGGGCACAGCAACTCGTAGCCGAGTTCCCGGAGAAGGCCGCTCTTCTAACGGAGAAGGCCGGCGGAAATCCGATTACGTCCCGTCACGTCGCGGAAGCGGCTGCGCTCGGAGACGAGCTTTCCGTCGGAGTGTTGCGCGATGCGGGACAGGCGCTGGGCAATGGATTGGTGAGTCTCATTCATATGATGAATCCGGAGGTCATCGTGCTCGGGGGCGGGGCTTCCAGCATCGGCGCTCCGTTGTTAGAACCGATGAACGAGGCGATTGCCGATCGCGGTATCGGCTCGATGAGATCGAACGTGAAGATCGTTAGTCCGCTTCTAGGCAAAGAAGCAGGAGCGATCGGGGCAGCTCTGCTAGTAGCCGATTGA
- a CDS encoding ROK family transcriptional regulator, producing the protein MRIKGNLQLMKEINTAMIMNLLHRSGRITRAELTKMTKLSATTVSVLIEQLMAKNFVEEVGEKPSSGAGRRAISLQINKNGGYVIGISIGNQSLICAVMNLHGQCITEMKTTIAIGNDSLAEQINAALKDCMNQVESLNAELIMGIGISTPGIIDENEETVLYSSFLKLSNFNLRKQISEVFPNVPVRIVNDSNAAAFAEHYFGAGKDKSSLLYLTINEGIGAGIILNSQIHSGYNGAAGEIGHIPVDPNGKICNCGQIGCVETVLTSPFILNKCQFLAKEQGLAIPESFDEVIARYEEGESWLEPVFDHIISVTRLTIASTVNFISPEVVVLEGWMNRSAKLTEKLRAALESFPFPFKFTRERVLQASFGEKGALYGSATLMLQKIFSASVLDSHGG; encoded by the coding sequence TTGCGCATAAAGGGAAACTTGCAGTTAATGAAGGAAATTAATACGGCGATGATCATGAATTTGCTTCATAGATCGGGGAGAATCACCCGGGCCGAGCTCACAAAGATGACAAAACTTAGCGCTACGACGGTTTCCGTCCTTATAGAACAATTAATGGCAAAGAACTTCGTAGAAGAAGTCGGCGAGAAGCCGTCATCCGGAGCGGGAAGAAGAGCGATATCTCTGCAGATCAACAAAAACGGCGGATACGTCATCGGAATCTCGATAGGGAATCAATCGTTAATCTGCGCAGTGATGAACCTTCACGGGCAATGCATTACCGAGATGAAGACTACGATAGCGATCGGCAACGATTCCTTGGCTGAACAGATCAACGCCGCGCTGAAAGATTGCATGAACCAGGTTGAATCCTTAAATGCAGAGTTGATTATGGGGATCGGGATATCGACTCCGGGAATTATCGACGAGAACGAAGAGACCGTCCTCTATTCCAGCTTCTTGAAGCTTTCGAATTTCAACCTGAGAAAACAAATTTCGGAAGTGTTCCCGAACGTTCCCGTCAGAATCGTTAACGATTCCAACGCGGCCGCTTTCGCCGAGCATTATTTCGGAGCAGGCAAAGATAAGAGCAGTCTGCTCTATCTAACGATCAACGAAGGCATCGGAGCGGGAATTATCCTGAATTCGCAAATTCATTCGGGATATAACGGAGCGGCGGGCGAAATCGGTCATATTCCGGTCGATCCTAACGGGAAAATCTGTAATTGCGGTCAAATCGGTTGCGTGGAAACGGTTCTCACCAGCCCGTTCATTCTGAACAAATGCCAATTCCTCGCCAAGGAACAAGGTTTGGCGATCCCTGAATCTTTCGACGAGGTTATCGCTCGCTACGAAGAGGGCGAGAGTTGGTTGGAACCGGTATTCGACCATATCATTAGCGTGACAAGGTTAACGATCGCAAGCACGGTTAATTTCATCAGTCCCGAGGTCGTCGTTCTTGAAGGCTGGATGAATCGTTCCGCCAAACTTACGGAGAAGCTGAGAGCGGCGCTTGAAAGCTTTCCGTTTCCGTTCAAGTTTACGAGAGAGAGGGTTCTGCAAGCTTCCTTCGGCGAGAAAGGGGCTTTGTACGGCTCGGCTACGTTAATGCTTCAAAAAATATTCAGCGCATCCGTTCTGGATTCACATGGAGGTTAG
- a CDS encoding putative bifunctional diguanylate cyclase/phosphodiesterase, translating to MREQVQYQDRKPNHSTKLQAGLPFAASLRISLVYLICGALWILFSDQALNALVPNKELFARFSLIKGWFYIGMTALLLFYLIYRTTFRMSVTERKLQHQYSQLLQSREELRQVAFRDQLTGLSNRLALYENLRILKDVSLFYIDLDDFKYVNDTLGHAFGDRLIKEISARLTDWLNPAEQLYRLGGDEWVVVTRQSKDRLQVRVEMLMDLFESSFAVGEHRMHMTCSVGISHFPTHGRTLDQLLKNADIALYQVKRNRKNSFAFYEDALSVPLQHRAEMERLLRFAMDNGEFVLHYQPQIHLGSSDAAGFEALIRWNSPELGFIPPDQFIKIAEETHLIVPIGEWVLRTACEFIKTVHEAGHLAPIVSVNVSVVQLLGHRYVETVMNVLRETGLDPRYLELEVTESMVIESLDQIADKLSRLKEHGVNIALDDFGRGFSSLSHLMKLPITTLKIDKSFIEQIPDNMDHQPLTGLVIRLAQGLGIKVVAEGVETYAQLDYLKKYECDCIQGYLFSKPLPAKQARDWIKTVS from the coding sequence ATGAGGGAGCAAGTTCAATACCAAGATCGGAAGCCGAATCATTCAACAAAGTTGCAGGCCGGCTTGCCGTTCGCGGCATCGTTAAGAATATCATTGGTATATTTGATCTGCGGAGCATTGTGGATCTTGTTCTCGGATCAGGCTTTGAATGCCCTTGTGCCGAACAAAGAGCTGTTTGCCCGTTTTAGCTTAATCAAGGGTTGGTTTTATATCGGAATGACGGCTTTGCTGCTATTCTATCTGATTTATCGGACCACCTTCCGCATGAGCGTGACGGAACGTAAGCTCCAACATCAATACTCGCAATTGCTGCAAAGCCGGGAAGAGCTTCGCCAGGTTGCTTTTCGCGATCAACTCACCGGACTTTCGAATCGACTGGCTTTGTATGAGAACTTGCGAATATTAAAGGACGTATCTCTGTTTTACATTGATTTGGATGATTTCAAATACGTCAATGACACGCTGGGGCATGCATTCGGCGACCGGCTAATTAAGGAAATCTCTGCTCGGTTAACCGACTGGCTTAATCCCGCAGAGCAGCTTTACCGGCTTGGAGGCGACGAGTGGGTCGTCGTGACCCGACAATCCAAGGATCGATTGCAGGTGAGGGTCGAGATGCTGATGGATTTGTTCGAGAGCTCTTTCGCGGTTGGCGAACACAGGATGCATATGACATGCAGCGTGGGGATCTCGCATTTTCCGACGCATGGCCGTACGCTGGATCAATTGCTGAAGAACGCGGATATCGCCCTTTACCAGGTGAAGCGGAACAGAAAAAATAGCTTCGCTTTCTACGAGGACGCTTTAAGCGTTCCTCTTCAACATAGGGCGGAAATGGAACGTCTTCTTCGCTTCGCTATGGATAACGGGGAGTTCGTGCTTCACTATCAGCCGCAGATTCACCTAGGCAGCTCCGACGCGGCGGGGTTCGAAGCTTTAATCCGATGGAACAGTCCCGAACTCGGCTTCATTCCGCCCGATCAATTCATTAAGATCGCCGAGGAAACGCATCTGATCGTTCCGATCGGGGAATGGGTTCTCCGTACGGCTTGCGAATTCATCAAGACCGTCCATGAGGCCGGTCACCTTGCGCCGATCGTCTCCGTGAACGTGTCCGTCGTCCAATTGCTGGGGCATCGTTACGTCGAAACGGTCATGAATGTTTTGCGCGAAACGGGATTGGATCCGCGTTACTTGGAACTCGAGGTGACGGAATCAATGGTCATCGAATCTTTGGATCAGATTGCGGACAAGCTCTCCCGACTGAAAGAGCACGGCGTGAACATCGCATTGGACGACTTCGGCAGAGGGTTCTCGTCGCTTAGTCATCTTATGAAGCTTCCGATTACGACGCTTAAGATCGACAAGAGCTTCATCGAGCAAATTCCGGACAACATGGATCACCAACCGTTAACCGGACTCGTCATCCGATTGGCCCAGGGATTGGGAATCAAGGTGGTGGCGGAAGGCGTTGAAACGTACGCGCAGTTGGACTATTTGAAGAAATACGAATGCGATTGCATCCAAGGTTACTTGTTCAGCAAGCCGCTCCCTGCTAAACAAGCCAGAGATTGGATAAAGACGGTGAGTTGA